The Sphingopyxis fribergensis genome contains a region encoding:
- a CDS encoding cytochrome c oxidase assembly protein, producing MTTLPVIGRMSANAKTATLAALLALAMVGLGFAAVPLYNLFCRVTGFGGTTQRYDPVAAAEEPVVLKDTISIRFDANVSPNLPWKFYPEHPTDTVSVGARDMAIFIAENNSAHPVVGTASFNVTPDQAGKYFTKIQCFCFTQQRLEPGQQMRMPVLFFVDPKIMDDPDARDVQEITLSYTFHPVDEGKKAS from the coding sequence ATGACGACGCTTCCCGTCATCGGGCGGATGTCCGCCAACGCCAAGACCGCCACCCTGGCCGCGCTGCTCGCGCTCGCGATGGTGGGCCTCGGCTTCGCCGCGGTACCGCTTTACAACCTTTTCTGCCGCGTGACCGGCTTTGGCGGTACGACGCAGCGCTACGATCCGGTTGCCGCGGCGGAGGAGCCGGTGGTGTTGAAAGACACGATCTCGATCCGCTTCGACGCCAATGTCTCGCCGAACCTGCCGTGGAAATTCTATCCCGAGCATCCGACCGACACGGTCAGCGTCGGCGCGCGCGACATGGCGATCTTTATCGCCGAGAATAATTCGGCGCATCCCGTTGTCGGGACCGCCAGCTTCAACGTCACGCCCGACCAGGCGGGCAAATATTTTACCAAGATCCAGTGCTTCTGTTTCACCCAGCAACGGCTGGAACCGGGGCAGCAGATGCGCATGCCGGTGTTGTTCTTCGTCGATCCCAAGATCATGGACGACCCCGACGCGCGCGACGTACAGGAAATCACCCTCAGCTACACCTTCCACCCTGTAGACGAGGGTAAAAAGGCGAGCTAA
- a CDS encoding cytochrome c oxidase subunit 3: MSGAKHHDYHLVNPSVWPLIGSVAALVMFFGLVMAMHADHFGEIGKWVLGLGFMGVIATFFSWWSDVINEAHAGDHTPVVQLHLRYGMILFIASEVMFFVGWFWAWFDFSLFPVPIEYAEGAVTSLFGQDGAAAITMWPPKGIEVIDAFSLPLLNTLILLCSGTTITWAHHSLIHGDREGLKKGLWLTIILGAIFSMIQAYEYAHAPFGFGQSNYSSAFYMATGFHGFHVLVGTIFLIVCLVRTYKGHFTPTQHFGFEAAAWYWHFVDVVWLFLFIIVYVWGGWGAPVAAH, from the coding sequence ATGTCCGGTGCGAAACATCATGACTACCACCTCGTAAATCCCAGCGTCTGGCCGCTCATCGGCTCGGTCGCGGCGCTCGTGATGTTCTTCGGGCTCGTCATGGCGATGCACGCCGATCATTTCGGCGAGATCGGCAAATGGGTCCTCGGCCTCGGCTTCATGGGCGTGATCGCCACCTTCTTCAGCTGGTGGTCGGACGTCATCAACGAAGCGCATGCCGGCGACCATACACCGGTCGTCCAGCTGCACCTGCGTTATGGCATGATCCTGTTCATAGCGTCGGAAGTCATGTTCTTCGTCGGCTGGTTCTGGGCATGGTTCGATTTCTCGCTGTTTCCGGTGCCCATCGAATATGCCGAAGGCGCGGTGACCTCGCTGTTCGGTCAGGATGGCGCCGCCGCGATCACAATGTGGCCGCCCAAGGGTATCGAAGTTATCGACGCCTTCTCGCTGCCCTTGCTCAACACGCTGATCCTGCTCTGCTCGGGCACCACGATCACCTGGGCGCATCATTCGCTGATCCATGGCGACCGCGAGGGGCTCAAGAAAGGCCTGTGGCTGACGATCATCCTCGGCGCGATCTTCTCGATGATCCAGGCCTATGAATATGCCCATGCGCCGTTCGGTTTCGGTCAGAGCAACTATAGCTCGGCCTTCTATATGGCGACCGGCTTCCACGGATTCCACGTTCTCGTTGGCACGATCTTCCTGATCGTCTGCCTCGTCCGCACCTACAAGGGCCACTTCACCCCGACCCAGCATTTCGGTTTCGAAGCGGCCGCATGGTATTGGCACTTCGTCGATGTCGTGTGGCTGTTCCTCTTCATCATCGTCTATGTCTGGGGCGGCTGGGGCGCGCCGGTCGCCGCGCACTAA